The Antennarius striatus isolate MH-2024 chromosome 11, ASM4005453v1, whole genome shotgun sequence genome window below encodes:
- the hps1 gene encoding BLOC-3 complex member HPS1 isoform X2, with translation MKCLLIASESAELLFHWTDHEFQHTLQEKYGASQEEGLGPPSFEDSISTLFAPIIISCSTMVDRLEDSYTSFTTENNHIYVLQQFDECLYIAVNGDGDEGEDELRRKIYVMKKMLEVLFGMVTLSSHLLRKELRPQDRVQRTRLWKHLQALLETYSHLQENDQSFLVEAVERLIHPTLCEQCIEFLERRLVQYLNNSAERAGEEVLHAFILVHTKLLAFYSSRNASLLTTSDLLALIIMAQSMYPSNIEQDGPDPEDTESTSGSGPESFYTPEPSPTDTDSRSSDKPVRRSTPVFEFVDPDIQVAEDSLQTLEVLPPDPSTPQRVFLEVSLKEGLYPMMPHSMYCLPLWPGITLVLLTKIPTSAVAMSVYKFLEAFAKLEKRLNEGQEGSTPTRGQPVHDIRHRLDKFVKALGPSEIQSVQLQNVWTEFKNRAFTRGKTGFNKDLIPWCKNMKTQLCRIYKQCFLIDPGSADSPQRLSPSLQEQAQSMLQEKLMDWKDFLLVKSKRNITMVSYLDDFPGLIHFICVDRSNGQVIAPSLNVTERTTSELGNGPVAQFIKSKVWKLVSTTRSYLQKGYSTVTLRDGDFYFCYFLWFENETGFKLEAGDIPILPDDSAPIGMLAWDYYRKLLRYYSKNHQGEVVNCYELLTIHLGVIPTEIILQHCRQLASKLWEPSRNPLL, from the exons ATGAAGTGTCTGCTGATCGCCAGCGAGAGCGCCGAGCTCCTATTCCACTGGACTGACCACGAGTTCCAGCACACTCTCCAGGAGAAATATGGGGCATCACAAGAGGAGGGCCTGGGG CCTCCatcctttgaggacagcatcAGCACCCTGTTTGCCCCCATCATCATCTCCTGCAGCACCATGGTGGACAGGTTGGAGGACAGCTACACCTCCTTCACCACGGAAAACAACCACATCTACGTCCTACAACAG TTTGATGAGTGCCTCTACATCGCTGtgaatggagatggagatgagggagaggatgagctgaggaggaagatcTATGTGATGAAGAAGATGCTTGAGGTTCTGTTTGGCATGGTCACTCTCAGCAGTCACCTCCTCAGAAAAGA GTTGCGTCCTCAGGACCGCGTGCAGAGAACCAGGCTGTGGAAGCATCTGCAGGCGCTGCTGGAGACCTACAGTCACCTCCAGGAGAACGACCAGAGCTTCTTGGTGGAG GCCGTGGAGAGGCTGATCCACCCCACGCTATGTGAGCAGTGCATCGAGTTTCTGGAGCGTCGTTTAGTTCAGTACCTCAACAACAGTGCTGAGCGAGCAGGGGAGGAGGTGCTGCACGCCTTCATCCTTGTTCACACCAAACTGCTGGCCTTCTATTCAAG CCGCAATGCCAGCTTGCTCACCACCTCCGACCTACTGGCCCTCATCATCATGGCACAGAGTATGTATCCCAGCAACATAGAGCAAGACGGCCCAGATCCTGAG GATACTGAGAGCACATCGGGTTCTGGTCCTGAAAGCTTTTACACCCCAGAGCCCTCTCCAACGGACACCGACTCCAGAAGCTCGG ACAAACCAGTGAGAAGAAGCACTCCTGTCTTTGAGTTTGTGGACCCAGACATCCAG GTGGCAGAGGACAGCCTGCAGACTCTTGAGGTTCTTCCACCGGATCCTTCCACCCCTCAAAGAGTTTTCTTGGAGGTATCACTCAAAGAGGGGCTGTATCCCATGATGCCTCACTCCATGTACTGTCTCCCGCTGTGGCCCGGCATCACGCTAGTTCTGCTGACTAAG ATTCCCACCAGTGCAGTGGCCATGTCGGTTTATAAGTTTTTGGAGGCCTTTGCCAAGCTGGAGAAACGTTTAAACGAAGGCCAGGAAGGTTCTACTCCCACCCGAGGCCAGCCAGTACATGACATCCGCCACAGACTGGACAAGTTCGTTAAAGCCCTGGGGCCCAGTGAGATACAG TCTGTGCAGTTACAAAATGTCTGGACAGAGTTCAAGAACCGAGCTTTCACCAGAGGAAAAACCGGCTTCAACAAAGA tcTCATCCCATGGTGCAAGAATATGAAGACCCAGCTGTGTAGAATATATAAACAGTGTTTTCTGATCGACCCTGGATCAGCTGATAGTCCTCAGCGTCTCTCGCCGAGTCTGCAGGAGCAAGCCCAGTCTATGTTGCA agAGAAACTGATGGACTGGAAGGATTTCCTGTTGGTGAAAAGCAAGAGGAACATCACCATGGTGT CCTACCTGGATGATTTTCCTGGTCTCATCCATTTCATTTGTGTGGACCGATCCAATGGTCAAGTGATCGCACCTTCGCTTAACGTCACGGAGCGTACCACGTCGGAGCTGGGAAATGGACCAGTGGCTCAGTTCATTAAAAGCAAG GTGTGGAAGCTGGTGAGCACAACACGGAGTTATCTCCAGAAGGGTTATTCCACAGTCACATTACGGGATGGGGATTTCTACTTCTGCTACTTCCTTTGGTTTGAGAATGAAACA GGCTTCAAGTTGGAGGCAGGAGACATACCCATCCTACCTGATGACTCTGCACCCATCGGGATGCTCGCCTGGGACTACTACAG GAAGCTGCTGCGATACTACAGTAAGAACCACCAGGGTGAGGTGGTGAACTGCTACGAGCTGCTGACCATCCATCTGGGCGTCATCCCCACTGAGATCATCCTCCAGCACTGCAGGCAGCTGGCCAGCAAACTGTGGGAGCCATCACGCAACCCACTGCTGTAG
- the hps1 gene encoding BLOC-3 complex member HPS1 isoform X1, whose product MKCLLIASESAELLFHWTDHEFQHTLQEKYGASQEEGLGPPSFEDSISTLFAPIIISCSTMVDRLEDSYTSFTTENNHIYVLQQFDECLYIAVNGDGDEGEDELRRKIYVMKKMLEVLFGMVTLSSHLLRKELRPQDRVQRTRLWKHLQALLETYSHLQENDQSFLVEAVERLIHPTLCEQCIEFLERRLVQYLNNSAERAGEEVLHAFILVHTKLLAFYSSRNASLLTTSDLLALIIMAQSMYPSNIEQDGPDPEDTESTSGSGPESFYTPEPSPTDTDSRSSDKPVRRSTPVFEFVDPDIQVAEDSLQTLEVLPPDPSTPQRVFLEVSLKEGLYPMMPHSMYCLPLWPGITLVLLTKIPTSAVAMSVYKFLEAFAKLEKRLNEGQEGSTPTRGQPVHDIRHRLDKFVKALGPSEIQSVQLQNVWTEFKNRAFTRGKTGFNKDLIPWCKNMKTQLCRIYKQCFLIDPGSADSPQRLSPSLQEQAQSMLQEKLMDWKDFLLVKSKRNITMVSLTYLDDFPGLIHFICVDRSNGQVIAPSLNVTERTTSELGNGPVAQFIKSKVWKLVSTTRSYLQKGYSTVTLRDGDFYFCYFLWFENETGFKLEAGDIPILPDDSAPIGMLAWDYYRKLLRYYSKNHQGEVVNCYELLTIHLGVIPTEIILQHCRQLASKLWEPSRNPLL is encoded by the exons ATGAAGTGTCTGCTGATCGCCAGCGAGAGCGCCGAGCTCCTATTCCACTGGACTGACCACGAGTTCCAGCACACTCTCCAGGAGAAATATGGGGCATCACAAGAGGAGGGCCTGGGG CCTCCatcctttgaggacagcatcAGCACCCTGTTTGCCCCCATCATCATCTCCTGCAGCACCATGGTGGACAGGTTGGAGGACAGCTACACCTCCTTCACCACGGAAAACAACCACATCTACGTCCTACAACAG TTTGATGAGTGCCTCTACATCGCTGtgaatggagatggagatgagggagaggatgagctgaggaggaagatcTATGTGATGAAGAAGATGCTTGAGGTTCTGTTTGGCATGGTCACTCTCAGCAGTCACCTCCTCAGAAAAGA GTTGCGTCCTCAGGACCGCGTGCAGAGAACCAGGCTGTGGAAGCATCTGCAGGCGCTGCTGGAGACCTACAGTCACCTCCAGGAGAACGACCAGAGCTTCTTGGTGGAG GCCGTGGAGAGGCTGATCCACCCCACGCTATGTGAGCAGTGCATCGAGTTTCTGGAGCGTCGTTTAGTTCAGTACCTCAACAACAGTGCTGAGCGAGCAGGGGAGGAGGTGCTGCACGCCTTCATCCTTGTTCACACCAAACTGCTGGCCTTCTATTCAAG CCGCAATGCCAGCTTGCTCACCACCTCCGACCTACTGGCCCTCATCATCATGGCACAGAGTATGTATCCCAGCAACATAGAGCAAGACGGCCCAGATCCTGAG GATACTGAGAGCACATCGGGTTCTGGTCCTGAAAGCTTTTACACCCCAGAGCCCTCTCCAACGGACACCGACTCCAGAAGCTCGG ACAAACCAGTGAGAAGAAGCACTCCTGTCTTTGAGTTTGTGGACCCAGACATCCAG GTGGCAGAGGACAGCCTGCAGACTCTTGAGGTTCTTCCACCGGATCCTTCCACCCCTCAAAGAGTTTTCTTGGAGGTATCACTCAAAGAGGGGCTGTATCCCATGATGCCTCACTCCATGTACTGTCTCCCGCTGTGGCCCGGCATCACGCTAGTTCTGCTGACTAAG ATTCCCACCAGTGCAGTGGCCATGTCGGTTTATAAGTTTTTGGAGGCCTTTGCCAAGCTGGAGAAACGTTTAAACGAAGGCCAGGAAGGTTCTACTCCCACCCGAGGCCAGCCAGTACATGACATCCGCCACAGACTGGACAAGTTCGTTAAAGCCCTGGGGCCCAGTGAGATACAG TCTGTGCAGTTACAAAATGTCTGGACAGAGTTCAAGAACCGAGCTTTCACCAGAGGAAAAACCGGCTTCAACAAAGA tcTCATCCCATGGTGCAAGAATATGAAGACCCAGCTGTGTAGAATATATAAACAGTGTTTTCTGATCGACCCTGGATCAGCTGATAGTCCTCAGCGTCTCTCGCCGAGTCTGCAGGAGCAAGCCCAGTCTATGTTGCA agAGAAACTGATGGACTGGAAGGATTTCCTGTTGGTGAAAAGCAAGAGGAACATCACCATGGTGTC TCTCACCTACCTGGATGATTTTCCTGGTCTCATCCATTTCATTTGTGTGGACCGATCCAATGGTCAAGTGATCGCACCTTCGCTTAACGTCACGGAGCGTACCACGTCGGAGCTGGGAAATGGACCAGTGGCTCAGTTCATTAAAAGCAAG GTGTGGAAGCTGGTGAGCACAACACGGAGTTATCTCCAGAAGGGTTATTCCACAGTCACATTACGGGATGGGGATTTCTACTTCTGCTACTTCCTTTGGTTTGAGAATGAAACA GGCTTCAAGTTGGAGGCAGGAGACATACCCATCCTACCTGATGACTCTGCACCCATCGGGATGCTCGCCTGGGACTACTACAG GAAGCTGCTGCGATACTACAGTAAGAACCACCAGGGTGAGGTGGTGAACTGCTACGAGCTGCTGACCATCCATCTGGGCGTCATCCCCACTGAGATCATCCTCCAGCACTGCAGGCAGCTGGCCAGCAAACTGTGGGAGCCATCACGCAACCCACTGCTGTAG
- the st3gal7 gene encoding ST3 beta-galactoside alpha-2,3-sialyltransferase 7 isoform X2, producing MVTMNHLSVQDPDDGSPLLPEAVEAATPTPAFHRYSTPIKTDGKDFFLSRTENLALSLVLLIGCYSAVLIPAYLPVDRAATFSDDYQQPKDLALLNLSASLLSDPCQPRWCLNHLKPLACSAGLLDIPVFVQRDRVDAWDLSPPLGLQGSEEHLALALANLPQPGLPPSLKGKGSCRRCVVVGNGGVLHGSYLGSHIDQYDIIIRMNNAPVPGFERDAGSHTTIRLMYPEGAPHSAQEYKRTTMVALVVFKSLDLDWLTSIVTKQRLSFWSKLWFWREVVDEIPLSPETFRILHPEIIHKTGQVLQKYTQKQGNMVPTLGASAVVMALQLCDQVSLAGFGYDMQHPEARLHYYETIRMGAMNAQVVHDVSAEKLFLRDLVAAGAVTDLTGAL from the exons ATGGTGACGATGAATCACCTGAGTGTGCAGGACCCAGATGATGGATCACCACTGCTGCCCGAGGCCGTGGAGGCAGCGACACCAACACCTGCATTTCACAGATACTCAACCCCCATCAAGACTGACGGCAAGGATTTCTTTCTCAGCAG GACTGAGAACCTCGCTTTGAGCCTGGTGCTCCTCATAGGATGTTACTCAGCTGTTTTGATTCCTGCATATTTACCTGTGGATAGGGCGGCGACTTTTAGTGACGACTACCAGCAGCCCAAAGATCTG GCCTTACTGAATCTGTCTGCGTCATTACTGTCAGACCCCTGTCAGCCCCGCTGGTGTCTGAACCACCTCAAGCCACTGGCCTGTTCTGCAGGCCTCCTAGACATCCCAGTGTTTGTGCAGCGGGACAGGGTTGATGCCTGGGACTTGTCCCCTCCTCTGGGGCTCCAGGGCAGTGAAGAGCATCTGGCGCTAGCACTCGCCAACCTACCTCAGCCTGGCCTGCCTCCATCGTTGAAAGGAAAAGGCAGCTGCAGGCGATGCGTGGTGGTTGGCAACGGCGGGGTCCTTCATGGGAGCTATCTGGGATCTCATATAGATCAGTATGACATCATTATCAG AATGAATAACGCACCCGTGCCCGGCTTTGAGAGAGATGCCGGTTCCCACACCACCATCCGTTTGATGTATCCAGAGGGAGCGCCGCATTCTGCACAGGAATACAAAAGGACAACCATGGTCGCATTAGTGGTGTTTAAGAGCCTTGACCTGGACTGGCTCACTTCCATTGTTACCAAACAGCGTTTG AGTTTCTGGTCAAAACTGTGGTTCTGGAGGGAGGTGGTAGATGAAATTCCCCTGAGCCCGGAGACCTTCAGGATCCTTCACCCGGAGATTATTCACAAGACGGGACAAGTCTtgcagaaatacacacaaaagCAGGGAAAT ATGGTGCCGACACTCGGCGCCAGTGCTGTGGTGATGGCTTTACAGCTGTGTGACCAGGTGAGCCTGGCAGGTTTTGGGTACGACATGCAGCACCCAGAGGCCAGGCTCCACTACTATGAGACTATTCGTATGGGTGCGATGAATGCGCAA GTGGTGCATGACGTCAGCGCTGAGAAACTCTTCCTGAGGGACCTGGTGGCTGCAGGAGCCGTGACAGATCTCACAGGAGCTCTGTGA
- the st3gal7 gene encoding ST3 beta-galactoside alpha-2,3-sialyltransferase 7 isoform X1, with translation MVTMNHLSVQDPDDGSPLLPEAVEAATPTPAFHRYSTPIKTDGKDFFLSRTENLALSLVLLIGCYSAVLIPAYLPVDRAATFSDDYQQPKDLVWIHKLAIHFEDFSIQLSFSLCLQALLNLSASLLSDPCQPRWCLNHLKPLACSAGLLDIPVFVQRDRVDAWDLSPPLGLQGSEEHLALALANLPQPGLPPSLKGKGSCRRCVVVGNGGVLHGSYLGSHIDQYDIIIRMNNAPVPGFERDAGSHTTIRLMYPEGAPHSAQEYKRTTMVALVVFKSLDLDWLTSIVTKQRLSFWSKLWFWREVVDEIPLSPETFRILHPEIIHKTGQVLQKYTQKQGNMVPTLGASAVVMALQLCDQVSLAGFGYDMQHPEARLHYYETIRMGAMNAQVVHDVSAEKLFLRDLVAAGAVTDLTGAL, from the exons ATGGTGACGATGAATCACCTGAGTGTGCAGGACCCAGATGATGGATCACCACTGCTGCCCGAGGCCGTGGAGGCAGCGACACCAACACCTGCATTTCACAGATACTCAACCCCCATCAAGACTGACGGCAAGGATTTCTTTCTCAGCAG GACTGAGAACCTCGCTTTGAGCCTGGTGCTCCTCATAGGATGTTACTCAGCTGTTTTGATTCCTGCATATTTACCTGTGGATAGGGCGGCGACTTTTAGTGACGACTACCAGCAGCCCAAAGATCTGGTATGGATTCACAAGTTAGCAATCCATTTTGAAGATTTCTCTATTCAACTAAGcttttctctgtgtttgcaGGCCTTACTGAATCTGTCTGCGTCATTACTGTCAGACCCCTGTCAGCCCCGCTGGTGTCTGAACCACCTCAAGCCACTGGCCTGTTCTGCAGGCCTCCTAGACATCCCAGTGTTTGTGCAGCGGGACAGGGTTGATGCCTGGGACTTGTCCCCTCCTCTGGGGCTCCAGGGCAGTGAAGAGCATCTGGCGCTAGCACTCGCCAACCTACCTCAGCCTGGCCTGCCTCCATCGTTGAAAGGAAAAGGCAGCTGCAGGCGATGCGTGGTGGTTGGCAACGGCGGGGTCCTTCATGGGAGCTATCTGGGATCTCATATAGATCAGTATGACATCATTATCAG AATGAATAACGCACCCGTGCCCGGCTTTGAGAGAGATGCCGGTTCCCACACCACCATCCGTTTGATGTATCCAGAGGGAGCGCCGCATTCTGCACAGGAATACAAAAGGACAACCATGGTCGCATTAGTGGTGTTTAAGAGCCTTGACCTGGACTGGCTCACTTCCATTGTTACCAAACAGCGTTTG AGTTTCTGGTCAAAACTGTGGTTCTGGAGGGAGGTGGTAGATGAAATTCCCCTGAGCCCGGAGACCTTCAGGATCCTTCACCCGGAGATTATTCACAAGACGGGACAAGTCTtgcagaaatacacacaaaagCAGGGAAAT ATGGTGCCGACACTCGGCGCCAGTGCTGTGGTGATGGCTTTACAGCTGTGTGACCAGGTGAGCCTGGCAGGTTTTGGGTACGACATGCAGCACCCAGAGGCCAGGCTCCACTACTATGAGACTATTCGTATGGGTGCGATGAATGCGCAA GTGGTGCATGACGTCAGCGCTGAGAAACTCTTCCTGAGGGACCTGGTGGCTGCAGGAGCCGTGACAGATCTCACAGGAGCTCTGTGA
- the st3gal7 gene encoding ST3 beta-galactoside alpha-2,3-sialyltransferase 7 isoform X3, producing MVTMNHLSVQDPDDGSPLLPEAVEAATPTPAFHRYSTPIKTDGKDFFLSRTENLALSLVLLIGCYSAVLIPAYLPVDRAATFSDDYQQPKDLVWIHKLAIHFEDFSIQLSFSLCLQALLNLSASLLSDPCQPRWCLNHLKPLACSAGLLDIPVFVQRDRVDAWDLSPPLGLQGSEEHLALALANLPQPGLPPSLKGKGSCRRCVVVGNGGVLHGSYLGSHIDQYDIIIRMNNAPVPGFERDAGSHTTIRLMYPEGAPHSAQEYKRTTMVALVVFKSLDLDWLTSIVTKQRLSFWSKLWFWREVVDEIPLSPETFRILHPEIIHKTGQVLQKYTQKQGNYNYACMPNNRNPLTMGRRWNNLS from the exons ATGGTGACGATGAATCACCTGAGTGTGCAGGACCCAGATGATGGATCACCACTGCTGCCCGAGGCCGTGGAGGCAGCGACACCAACACCTGCATTTCACAGATACTCAACCCCCATCAAGACTGACGGCAAGGATTTCTTTCTCAGCAG GACTGAGAACCTCGCTTTGAGCCTGGTGCTCCTCATAGGATGTTACTCAGCTGTTTTGATTCCTGCATATTTACCTGTGGATAGGGCGGCGACTTTTAGTGACGACTACCAGCAGCCCAAAGATCTGGTATGGATTCACAAGTTAGCAATCCATTTTGAAGATTTCTCTATTCAACTAAGcttttctctgtgtttgcaGGCCTTACTGAATCTGTCTGCGTCATTACTGTCAGACCCCTGTCAGCCCCGCTGGTGTCTGAACCACCTCAAGCCACTGGCCTGTTCTGCAGGCCTCCTAGACATCCCAGTGTTTGTGCAGCGGGACAGGGTTGATGCCTGGGACTTGTCCCCTCCTCTGGGGCTCCAGGGCAGTGAAGAGCATCTGGCGCTAGCACTCGCCAACCTACCTCAGCCTGGCCTGCCTCCATCGTTGAAAGGAAAAGGCAGCTGCAGGCGATGCGTGGTGGTTGGCAACGGCGGGGTCCTTCATGGGAGCTATCTGGGATCTCATATAGATCAGTATGACATCATTATCAG AATGAATAACGCACCCGTGCCCGGCTTTGAGAGAGATGCCGGTTCCCACACCACCATCCGTTTGATGTATCCAGAGGGAGCGCCGCATTCTGCACAGGAATACAAAAGGACAACCATGGTCGCATTAGTGGTGTTTAAGAGCCTTGACCTGGACTGGCTCACTTCCATTGTTACCAAACAGCGTTTG AGTTTCTGGTCAAAACTGTGGTTCTGGAGGGAGGTGGTAGATGAAATTCCCCTGAGCCCGGAGACCTTCAGGATCCTTCACCCGGAGATTATTCACAAGACGGGACAAGTCTtgcagaaatacacacaaaagCAGGGAAAT TACAATTATGCTTGCATGCCGAATAATAGGAATCCTCTAACAATGGGACGACGGTGGAACAACCTGTCCTGA
- the ankrd2 gene encoding ankyrin repeat domain-containing protein 2 isoform X2 translates to MLPELEGFVQWTDSVMDHKTGMQKKAQTEEKMRRVSSDPHCDIRDLSGAENINDLRKDKKIHNALSPKVSVEISVPEDAAEFMNAASQGKLNVIEKYLTDGGNPNVYDELKRTALHLASLEGHAAVIQKLLDKGADINFEDQLGSRAIHWACRGGSLGVVKALKSLGADLNVRDKLCSTPLHVATRTGHTAIVEYLLSCGAKINSRDREGDTALHDAVRLNRYKILKLLIVAGADTEIENHLELCYRKESRLYSR, encoded by the exons ATGCTACCTGAGCTGGAAGGCTTTGTTCAGTGGACAGACAGTGTGATGGACCATAAAACAGGAATGCAAAAGAAAGCTCAG ACGGAGGAGAAAATGAGGAGGGTCTCTTCTGATCCACACTGTGACATTAGGGATCTGAGTGGAGCAGAGAACATCAATGATCtgaggaaagacaaaaagatcCACAATGCACTCTCACCCAAAGTGTCTGTGGAAATCTCAGTG CCTGAGGATGCTGCAGAGTTCATGAACGCTGCCAGTCAAGGCAAACTGAATGTAATAGAAAAATATCTGACTGACGGTGGGAACCCAAATGTTTATGATGAG CTGAAGAGGACTGCGCTTCACCTCGCCTCTCTGGAAGGACACGCTGCAGTCATCCAGAAGCTTTTAGATAAAGGAGCCGATATCAACTTTGAAGATCAA CTGGGCTCCAGGGCCATTCACTGGGCTTGCAGAGGGGGAAGCCTGGGAGTTGTCAAAGCCCTGAAGAGCCTGGGGGCTGACCTGAATGTCAGAGATAAG TTGTGCAGCACTCCTCTACATGTGGCCACAAGAACGGGACACACTGCCATAGTGGAGTACCTGCTCTCCTGTGGTGCTAAAATCAACTCCAGAGACAGG GAAGGGGACACCGCCTTACACGATGCTGTGCGTCTTAACCGATACAAAATATTAAAGCTTCTCATAGTTGCAGGGGCTGACACTGAAATAGAAAATCAT CTTGAACTGTGTTACAGGAAGGAGTCACGGCTGTACAGCAGGTAA
- the ankrd2 gene encoding ankyrin repeat domain-containing protein 2 isoform X1, which yields MLPELEGFVQWTDSVMDHKTGMQKKAQTEEKMRRVSSDPHCDIRDLSGAENINDLRKDKKIHNALSPKVSVEISVPEDAAEFMNAASQGKLNVIEKYLTDGGNPNVYDELKRTALHLASLEGHAAVIQKLLDKGADINFEDQLGSRAIHWACRGGSLGVVKALKSLGADLNVRDKLCSTPLHVATRTGHTAIVEYLLSCGAKINSRDREGDTALHDAVRLNRYKILKLLIVAGADTEIENHEGVTAVQQVKQWQMGIMEALKRLEELKEVAVKTP from the exons ATGCTACCTGAGCTGGAAGGCTTTGTTCAGTGGACAGACAGTGTGATGGACCATAAAACAGGAATGCAAAAGAAAGCTCAG ACGGAGGAGAAAATGAGGAGGGTCTCTTCTGATCCACACTGTGACATTAGGGATCTGAGTGGAGCAGAGAACATCAATGATCtgaggaaagacaaaaagatcCACAATGCACTCTCACCCAAAGTGTCTGTGGAAATCTCAGTG CCTGAGGATGCTGCAGAGTTCATGAACGCTGCCAGTCAAGGCAAACTGAATGTAATAGAAAAATATCTGACTGACGGTGGGAACCCAAATGTTTATGATGAG CTGAAGAGGACTGCGCTTCACCTCGCCTCTCTGGAAGGACACGCTGCAGTCATCCAGAAGCTTTTAGATAAAGGAGCCGATATCAACTTTGAAGATCAA CTGGGCTCCAGGGCCATTCACTGGGCTTGCAGAGGGGGAAGCCTGGGAGTTGTCAAAGCCCTGAAGAGCCTGGGGGCTGACCTGAATGTCAGAGATAAG TTGTGCAGCACTCCTCTACATGTGGCCACAAGAACGGGACACACTGCCATAGTGGAGTACCTGCTCTCCTGTGGTGCTAAAATCAACTCCAGAGACAGG GAAGGGGACACCGCCTTACACGATGCTGTGCGTCTTAACCGATACAAAATATTAAAGCTTCTCATAGTTGCAGGGGCTGACACTGAAATAGAAAATCAT GAAGGAGTCACGGCTGTACAGCAGGTAAAACAATGGCAGATGGGTATAATGGAGGCCCTAAAGAgactggaggagctgaaggaggtggCTGTGAAAACGCCTTGA
- the morn4 gene encoding MORN repeat-containing protein 4 — protein MTLTRGSFTYASGEEYHGEWKEGRRHGVGQLKFQDGTCYTGQFENGLFHGSGVLFFKDGSRYEGEFSNGKFQGTGIFCRFDGMKFEGEFKEGRVEGYGLLTFPDGAHGVPRNEGLFQNHKLQKREKCPGVVQHAQASASNARSLVL, from the exons ATGACTCTGACCAGAGGATCTTTCACCTACGCCAGTGGTGAAGAGTACCATGGCGAGTGGAAAGAAG GTCGGAGGCACGGTGTGGGTCAGCTCAAGTTTCAGGATGGAACCTGTTACACTGGCCAGTTTGAGAACGGTCTCTTCCACGGCTCTGGCGTGCTCTTCTTTAAAGATGGATCCAG ATACGAAGGGGAATTTTCGAATGGAAAGTTCCAAGGCACGGGAATTTTCTGCAGATTTGACGGCATGAAGTTTGAAGGAGAATTCAAAGAAGGACGTGTTGAGGGATACG GGCTGCTCACTTTCCCAGATGGAGCGCATGGAGTGCCCCGAAATGAGGGCCTTTTTCAGAACCATAAGCTGCAGAAGAGAGAAAAGTGTCCAGGAGTGGTGCAGCATGCCCAGGCTTCAGCCTCCAACGCACGCAGTCTGGTACTTTGA